One Candida dubliniensis CD36 chromosome 1, complete sequence genomic region harbors:
- a CDS encoding major-facilitator-like ion transporter, putative (Similar to S. cerevisiae HOL1;~Similar to C. albicans HOL), translated as MTDLDFVVSPVQTKVEINDSHNEDFIPGTLNIYSLEVDSEEENVYHCDAASRPKVKTRGNIILFPQPSNSCNDPLNWSKWRKLSNFIIVIFITAFTAATSNDAGSIQDSLNEKYGISYDAMNTGAGVLFLGIGWGTFFLTPASSLYGRKITYFICIFLGLLGAVWFALVKSTSDSIWSQLFVGISESCAEAQVQLSLSELYFAHNLGSVLTSYIVATSVGTYLGPLIAAFIVQNIGFRWVGWIAAIISGALLLVIVFCLDETYFDRAKFTKPFITGISPFDSNYSKDKSDSKNSIPEKQNDFNIESNVKSKEVEQSDDDLVNEGENDPPISYWKRTAMITPATNLKGTGFKQYMNQLRLLLKVFLYPPVIYSGFCWGIQNALLTFYLTVEDDQYYDPPYNYGNIAVGLMNIPCLIGAIIGCFFAGTLSDYFTMYLAKRNNGIQEAEYRLWFLLPPAIIAPIGLILFAVGTDQVWSWVPTYIGLGFIGFGYGCAGDVSMSYLMDSYPNAVIETMTVVAVINNCIGCVFTFACSPFINALGNTKTFIILAVIEFVIMASASFFIYYGKRIRVWTKDWYLEFCEARDGL; from the coding sequence ATGACTGACCTTGACTTTGTTGTATCACCTGTTCAAACAAAAGTGGAAATCAACGATCTGCATAATGAGGACTTTATCCCTGGTACACTTAATATTTATTCCTTGGAAGTTGAttctgaagaagaaaatgtgTATCACTGCGATGCTGCCAGTCGACCAAAAGTGAAAACAAGAGGCaatataattctttttccaCAACCATCGAATTCATGTAATGATCCATTAAACTGGAGTAAATGGAGAAAACTTAGTAACTTTATTATTGTCATCTTCATTACTGCTTTCACAGCAGCAACTTCAAATGACGCCGGATCAATCCAAGATTCacttaatgaaaaatacgGCATTAGCTATGATGCAATGAATACAGGAGCAggagttttatttttaggtATTGGATGGGgtactttctttttgacACCGGCGTCGTCATTATATGGTCGAAAAATAACATACTTTATATGCATCTTTCTTGGTTTATTAGGGGCAGTTTGGTTTGCCTTGGTTAAAAGTACATCTGATTCAATTTGGTCTCAATTGTTTGTTGGTATTAGTGAGAGTTGTGCTGAAGCTCAAGTACAATTAAGTTTATCAGAACTTTATTTTGCTCATAACCTTGGTTCTGTACTTACGTCATATATTGTTGCAACTTCCGTGGGCACCTACTTGGGACCTTTAATTGCAGCCTTTATTGTGCAAAACATTGGTTTCAGATGGGTTGGTTGGATCGCTGCAATTATTAGCGGTGCCTTATTGTTGGTAATCGTCTTTTGTTTGGACGAAACTTATTTTGATCGAGCAAAGTTTACCAAGCCATTTATTACTGGCATATCTCCCTTTGACTCCAATTATAGCAAGGATAAACTGGACtccaaaaattcaattcctGAAAAGCAAAACGATTTTAACATTGAACTGAATGTCAAAAGCAAAGAAGTTGAACAAAGTGATGACGACTTGGTAAATGAAGGTGAAAATGACCCTCCCATTTCTTATTGGAAAAGAACTGCAATGATAACCCCAGCTACAAATCTCAAAGGTACTGGATTTAAACAGTatatgaatcaattgagaTTATTGTTGAAAGTATTTCTTTACCCACCAGTTATTTACTCAGGTTTTTGTTGGGGCATTCAAAACGCATTATTGACCTTTTATCTTACAGTGGAAGACGATCAGTACTACGATCCTCCTTACAATTATGGTAATATTGCCGTGGGGTTGATGAATATACCGTGCTTAATTGGGGCCATTATTGGATGTTTTTTTGCGGGTACTCTTTCAGATTATTTCACCATGTATTTAGCTAAAAGAAATAACGGGATCCAGGAAGCTGAATACCGATTATGGTTTTTATTACCACCAGCTATTATCGCTCCGATAGGACTCATATTGTTTGCTGTTGGTACAGATCAAGTGTGGAGCTGGGTGCCTACGTATATTGGCCTTGGATTTATTGGTTTCGGTTATGGTTGTGCTGGTGACGTGTCAATGTCATATCTTATGGATAGTTATCCGAACGCTGTCATTGAAACTATGACAGTGGTTGCAGTAATCAACAATTGTATTGGTTGCGTATTCACGTTTGCATGCAGCCCTTTCATAAATGCATTAGGAAATACCAAaacatttattatattggCAGTCATTGAATTTGTTATAATGGCATCAGCAAGCTTCTTTATATATTACGGCAAGAGAATTAGAGTATGGACAAAAGACTGGTACTTGGAATTCTGTGAAGCAAGAGATGGTCTTTGA
- a CDS encoding 60S acidic ribosomal protein P1 (Similar to C. albicans RPP1A;~Similar to S. cerevisiae RPP1A) encodes MSTESALSYAALILADAEVEITSEKLLALTNKANVEVEGIWADLFAKALEGKDLKEFFFNFSAAPAAAAAGGAATGGAAAEEAAEEEKEEEAKEESDDDMGFGLFD; translated from the coding sequence ATGTCTACTGAATCTGCATTATCATACGCTGCTTTAATTTTAGCTGATGCCGAAGTTGAAATCACTtctgaaaaattattggcTTTAACCAACAAAGCCAatgttgaagttgaagGTATCTGGGCCGATTTATTCGCCAAAGCTTTAGAAGGTAAAGACTTGAAAgaatttttcttcaacttctCTGCTGCTCCAGCTGCCGCTGCCGCTGGTGGTGCTGCCACTGGTGGTGCCGCTGCTGAAGAAGCtgctgaagaagaaaaagaagaagaagccaAGGAAGAATCTGATGACGATATGGGTTTCGGTTTATTCGATTAA
- a CDS encoding 60S ribosomal protein L13 (Similar to C. albicans RPL13;~Similar to S. cerevisiae RPL13), whose translation MAISKNLPLLNNHFRKHWQERVKVHFDQAGKKASRRQSRLRKAAKIAPRPIDALRPIVRAPTVKYNRKVRAGRGFTLAELKAVGITPKYARTIGIAVDHRRQNRSQETFDANVARLQEYKSKLVIFDKKTKASEVASFEQVAVSATFPVEQPAPESGLRAVEVPEQTAYRTLRLARNEKKYKGIREKRAKEKAEAEAEKAKK comes from the coding sequence ATGGCTATTTCCAAGAACTTACCATTATTGAACAACCACTTTAGAAAGCACTGGCAAGAAAGAGTCAAAGTTCACTTTGACCAAGCTGGTAAAAAAGCTTCAAGAAGACAATCTAGATTGAGAAAAGCTGCCAAGATTGCTCCAAGACCAATCGATGCTTTAAGACCAATCGTCAGAGCTCCAACTGTCAAATACAATAGAAAAGTCAGAGCCGGTAGAGGTTTCACTTTGGCCGAATTGAAAGCCGTTGGTATTACTCCAAAATACGCCAGAACCATTGGTATCGCCGTTGACCACAGAAGACAAAACAGATCCCAAGAAACTTTTGATGCTAACGTTGCCAGATTACAAGAATACAAATCTAAATTGGTTATCTTTGACAAAAAGACCAAGGCTTCTGAAGTTGCTTCTTTCGAACAAGTTGCTGTCTCTGCCACCTTCCCAGTTGAACAACCAGCTCCAGAATCTGGTTTAAGAGCTGTTGAAGTTCCAGAACAAACTGCTTACAGAACCTTGAGATTGGCCAGAAACGAAAAGAAATACAAAGGTATCAGAGAAAAGAGAGCTAAAGAAAAGGCCGAAGCCGAAGCTGAAAAAGCTAAAAAATAA
- a CDS encoding 40S ribosomal protein S16 (Similar to C. albicans RPS16;~Similar to S. cerevisiae RPS16;~spliced gene): MSTQSVQTFGKKKTATAVAHVKAGKGLIKINGSPITLVQPEILRFKVYEPLTLVGLDKFQGIDIRVKVTGGGHVSQVYAIRQAIAKGLVAYHQKYVDEASKNELKKIFASYDKTLLVADSRRMEPKKFGGRGARARFQKSYR, from the exons ATGTCAACCCAATCTGTTCAA ACTTTTGGTAAAAAGAAGACTGCCACTGCCGTTGCTCATGTTAAAGCCGGTAAAggtttaattaaaattaatggtTCCCCAATCACCTTGGTCCAACCAGAAATCTTAAGATTCAAAGTTTACGAACCATTGACTTTGGTTGGTTTAGATAAATTCCAAGGTATCGACATCAGAGTTAAAGTCACTGGTGGTGGTCACGTTTCTCAAGTTTACGCCATCAGACAAGCTATTGCTAAAGGTTTGGTTGCTTACCACCAAAAATACGTTGACGAAGCTTCTAAAAAcgaattaaagaaaattttcGCTTCTTACGACAAGACTTTGTTGGTTGCCGACTCAAGAAGAATGGAACCAAAGAAATTCGGTGGTCGTGGTGCCAGAGCAAGATTCCAAAAATCTTACCGTTAA
- a CDS encoding pre-rRNA processing protein, putative (Similar to S. cerevisiae TSR2) — translation MATTIDPTDYVEVENGTLSFADPKQQAKFELGVCMAIYKWEELTTAVDNLWGGPKSAEKRDWISGIIIDLFGESNIVDIQLIEETLLYAMVDEFDTQIDNDSALEIGNLIIKLYRDAAQEKYGLIDEMYEKWQAKQNIKNPHKVHIEDDPNNPDVSSEEEEEEENEEIQDDNRMEIDEPEQVRQQNAPIVDDDGFELVQSKGRRR, via the coding sequence ATGGCAACTACTATAGACCCAACTGATTAtgttgaagttgaaaatGGTACCTTATCCTTTGCTGACCCAAAACAACAAgccaaatttgaattagGTGTATGCATGGCAATATACAAATGGGAGGAATTGACAACAGCCGTAGATAATCTTTGGGGAGGTCCCAAATCGGCAGAGAAAAGAGATTGGATATCTGGGATAatcattgatttgtttggtGAATCTAACATTGTGGATATTCAACTCATTGAAGAAACATTGTTGTATGCTAtggttgatgaatttgatacGCAAATTGATAACGATTCCGCATTGGAAATAGGAAActtgataataaaactaTATAGAGATGCAGCACAGGAGAAATATGGTCTTATTGACGAGATGTACGAAAAATGGCAAGCAAAGCAAAACATCAAGAACCCCCACAAAGTACATATTGAAGATGATCCTAATAATCCTGATGTAAGCAgtgaagaggaagaagaagaagaaaacgAAGAAATACAGGATGATAACAGGATGGAAATTGATGAGCCAGAACAAGTACGCCAACAAAATGCACCAATTGTTGACGATGATGGGTTTGAATTGGTTCAAAGCAAAGGAAGGAGAAGATAA
- a CDS encoding origin recognition complex subunit 1, putative (possible genus-specific N-terminal extension?;~Similar to S. cerevisiae ORC1;~Similar to C. albicans ORC1), whose translation MNKLPKGWNFTIVDNDVESNDSENIQGKRPRRSRNTTQTSEGGTPTIQNNIVLTRTDDNEEFKVGDTIEITQGKRPEDSTTDYGLITDIKFGISEFIQVIVAWFIRSSEIEGMPDKFFTDNELLLTPFRSEVKFVDFIRHINVLSESQFADVVIDESNSHTTFLVKRATDNEGNFSSTFDYKEFSSKVLENPKKCTTQVKELIFTTVEEVVSKNSSNKKGERQENKVSEIDRTTRSSKGKENLSAKASKPENKQNMRIIDHHDNLSNKYEEESEESDYQEAEDANSASESEEENISQDSEDSEVEYSKKKKLKTKKSMRRSKVAMTPSPKRKIQKKDIAEIYSVVTPTKRMKLGKDDRDSLPVFLSPTKSVSNAFTDPKSVAFKEMKKRLHTSQKLNALPGREDEFAMIYMNLESAVNEQTGCCVYVSGVPGMGKTATIKDVVEQMTLSSEKGEMKQFDYLELNGLKLLSPTVTYEVLWYHISGDKVSASNAALLLEEYFKREDHKRKPLVILMDELDQIATKKQNVMYNFFNWPTYSTSKLIVIAVANTMDLPERMLSNKISSRLGLRRIQFRGYTFQQLGDIITHRLEMITKNNRRKVVITPDAIGFASRKVASVSGDARRALTICRRAVEIAEKEYLENKKDKDDNEPYQVLISHISAAINETVNSPLSKYLSSLPFASKLVLASLLRRSRRTGLAENSLGDIIDEMKNSFAMATHSKDQENDELNMLDVLYTDKTFTTVNETTPILNLRIHFFKQIVTSLVEAGIIIQQNLPGERSRLVQLNVPEEEVVSVFKKDNAISQFL comes from the coding sequence ATGAATAAACTTCCCAAAGGGTGGAATTTTACCATTGTTGATAACGATGTCGAGCTGAACGACTCAGAAAACATACAAGGAAAAAGACCTAGAAGGTCAAGAAATACTACGCAGACGAGTGAAGGAGGTACTCCAACTATCCAAAACAATATAGTTTTAACAAGGACAGACGACAATGAGGAATTTAAGGTGGGCGATACCATTGAGATAACCCAAGGAAAAAGACCAGAAGATTCAACAACTGATTATGGTCTTATAACAGATATAAAGTTTGGAATTAGTGAGTTTATTCAAGTTATAGTTGCGTGGTTTATCAGATCATCAGAAATAGAAGGTATGCCCGACAAATTCTTTACAGACAAcgaattgttgttgactCCGTTTAGAAGTGAAgtaaaatttgttgattttattagaCACATCAATGTTCTATCCGAGAGCCAATTTGCCGATGTTGTAATAGACGAGTCTAACTCCCACACGACGTTTCTAGTAAAGCGTGCTACAGATAATGAAGGAAACTTTAGTAGCACTTTTGATTATAAGGAGTTTAGTTCTAAAGTGCTCGAGAACCCCAAGAAATGCACCACGCAAGTCAAAGAATTGATATTTACCACTGTCGAAGAAGTGGTTTCAAAGAATTCTAGCAACAAAAAAGGTGAACGGCAAGAAAATAAGGTATCAGAAATAGATCGCACAACTAGATCCAGTAAAGGTAAGGAAAATCTATCTGCAAAGGCTTCAAAACCGGAAAATAAACAGAACATGAGAATAATTGACCATCACGACAATTTGTCTAATAAATACGAAGAAGAACTGGAGGAGAGTGATTATCAGGAGGCTGAAGATGCAAATTCTGCATCGGAGTCTGAGGAAGAAAACATTTCACAAGACCTGGAAGACCTGGAAGTggaatattcaaaaaaaaagaagttgaaaACTAAGAAGCTGATGCGTAGATCAAAGGTGGCAATGACTCCTTCACCCAAACGAAAGATACAGAAAAAGGACATTGCAGAAATTTACTCTGTTGTTACACCCACtaaaagaatgaaattggGGAAAGATGACCGAGACTCGTTGCCCGTATTTTTGTCACCAACTAAAAGTGTTTCTAATGCATTCACCGATCCCAAATCGGTTGCTTTCAAAGAAATGAAGAAGAGGTTACATACGTCACAGAAGTTGAATGCTCTACCTGGTAGAGAGGATGAATTTGCCATGATCTATATGAATTTAGAGTCAGCGGTAAACGAACAAACAGGTTGTTGTGTGTATGTAAGTGGAGTACCTGGTATGGGGAAGACGGCAACAATCAAGgatgttgttgaacaaATGACACTTTCGAGCGAAAAAGGTgaaatgaaacaatttgattatttagaATTGAATGGATTGAAGTTATTGAGCCCGACCGTCACGTACGAAGTCCTTTGGTATCATATAAGTGGAGACAAGGTCAGTGCCTCAAACGCAGCATTATTGTTAGAGGAATATTTCAAACGAGAAGACCACAAAAGGAAACCATTGGTAATACTTATGGATGAGCTCGACCAGATTGCTACTAAAAAGCAAAATGTTATGtacaatttctttaattggCCGACATATTCCACATCCAAATTAATTGTAATAGCTGTTGCTAATACTATGGACTTGCCAGAGCGAATGCtatcaaacaaaatatcCTCAAGATTGGGATTAAGAAGAATTCAGTTTAGAGGATATACGTTTCAGCAATTGGGCGATATCATAACACATAGACTAGAAATGATCACTAAAAACAATAGAAGAAAAGTTGTTATTACGCCTGATGCAATTGGGTTTGCCTCTCGAAAAGTTGCTAGTGTGAGTGGTGATGCTCGTAGAGCGTTGACTATATGCCGACGGGCAGTGGAGATAGctgaaaaagaatactTGGAGAATAAAAAGGACAAAGACGATAATGAACCTTACCAAGTATTGATTTCGCACATATCTGCTGCCATAAATGAAACGGTCAATTCACCACTAAGCAAATACCTTTCATCGCTACCATTTGCATCTAAGTTAGTGTTGGCATCATTATTAAGAAGATCGAGAAGAACAGGTCTTGCTGAAAACAGCCTAGGCGATATAATagatgaaatgaaaaactCATTTGCCATGGCCACACATTCAAAAGACCAAGAAAATGACGAGTTGAATATGTTAGATGTTTTGTACACCGATAAAACATTTACTACTGTTAACGAAACTACACctattttgaatttaagAATTCactttttcaaacaaataGTTACGTCTTTGGTTGAAGCAGGAATTATAATACAGCAAAATTTGCCAGGTGAAAGATCAAGACTTGTTCAGCTCAACGTGCCTGAGGAAGAGGTTGTGTCAGTCTTCAAGAAAGATAATGCTATATCTCAATTTTTATAG
- a CDS encoding M-phase controlling GTPase, putative (Similar to S. pombe SPG1;~Similar to S. cerevisiae TEM1;~Similar to C. albicans SPG1;~spliced gene) codes for MEEDNQQDHNNQVALKIGLIGDSQIGKTSLMVKYVEGSFDEDYIQTLGVNFMDKKIQIRNTTITFSIWDLGGQKEFINMLPLVSNDAVAILFMFDLTRKSTLNSIKEWYRQVRGFNKTAIPFLVGTKYDQFIDLSFQDQIEITQQAKKFGSAMKAPVIFCSTSHSINVQKIFKIILSKAFDLKLNLEEIVNVGEPILIYK; via the exons ATGGAAGAAGATAATCAACAGGATCATAACAACCA GGTTGCCTTAAAAATCGGTTTGATTGGGGATTCCCAGATCGGCAAGACATCACTAATGGTGAAGTACGTGGAGGGTTCATTTGACGAAGACTATATTCAAACATTGGGGGTCAATTTTATGGATAAAAAGATACAGATTAGAAACACCACTATAACGTTCTCGATATGGGATTTAGGAGGACAAAAGGAGTTTATAAACATGCTACCATTGGTCTCAAATGATGCAGTGGCCATATTATTCATGTTTGATCTAACAAGAAAGTCTACGCTAAATTCGATAAAAGAATGGTACCGTCAGGTCAGAGGATTTAATAAGACGGCAATTCCCTTTTTAGTGGGGACGAAATATGATCagtttattgatttatcattCCAAGATCAAATAGAGATTACACAACAAGCAAAGAAATTTGGAAGTGCAATGAAAGCTCCAGTTATATTTTGTTCAACTAGCCATTCTATAAACGTACagaaaatattcaaaattatattatcGAAAGCGTTTGATTTAAAGTTAAACcttgaagaaattgttaaCGTGGGGGAACCGATATTGATATATAAGTAG
- a CDS encoding 40S ribosomal protein S1 (Similar to C. albicans RPS1;~Similar to S. cerevisiae RPS1B) has protein sequence MAVGKNKRLSKGKKGLKKKVVDPFTRKDWFDIKAPTTFENRNVGKTLINRSTGLKNAADGLKGRVFEVCLADLQGSEDHSYRKIKLRVDEVQGKNLLTNFHGLDFTSDKLRSLVRKWQSLVEANVTVKTSDDYVLRVFAIAFTKRQPNQIKKTTYAQSSKLREVRKKMIEIMQREVSNCTLAQLTSKLIPEVIGREIEKSTQTIFPLQNVHIRKVKLLKQPKFDLGSLLALHGEGSTEEKGKKVSSGFKDVVLESV, from the coding sequence ATGGCTGTCGGTAAAAACAAGAGATTGTCTaaaggaaagaaaggattaaaaaagaaggtCGTTGACCCATTCACCAGAAAAGATTGGTTTGACATCAAAGCTCCAACCACTTTTGAAAACAGAAATGTTGGTAAAACTTTGATCAACAGATCTACCGGTTTAAAGAATGCCGCTGATGGCTTGAAAGGTAGAGTTTTCGAAGTTTGCTTGGCCGACTTACAAGGTTCCGAAGACCACTCTTAcagaaaaatcaaattgagaGTTGATGAAGTCCAAGGTAAAAACTTGTTGACCAACTTCCATGGTTTGGATTTCACTTCTGACAAATTAAGATCATTGGTTAGAAAATGGCAATCATTAGTTGAAGCTAATGTCACTGTTAAAACTTCTGACGATTACGTTTTGAGAGTTTTCGCCATTGCCTTCACCAAAAGACaaccaaaccaaatcaaGAAAACTACTTACGCTCAATCCTCCAAATTGAGAGAAGTCAGAAAGAAGATGATTGAAATTATGCAAAGAGAAGTTTCCAACTGTACTTTAGCTCAATTAACTTCCAAATTGATTCCAGAAGTCATTGGCcgtgaaattgaaaaatccaCCCAAACCATTTTCCCATTACAAAATGTTCACATCAGAAAAgtcaaattgttgaaacaaCCAAAATTCGACTTGGGTTCATTATTGGCTTTGCACGGTGAAGGTTCAACCGAAGAAAAAGGTAAGAAAGTTTCTTCTGGTTTTAAAGATGTTGTTTTAGAATCTGTTTAA